Genomic segment of Apium graveolens cultivar Ventura chromosome 7, ASM990537v1, whole genome shotgun sequence:
CAAAAGAATTATGCGAGAACGATAAAATTGATAAAATGAATGAATGAATTGATATGTTATGTGAATGCGTTAAATGAAATGTTCATTTAAATTATTCGAGTAATATGCAAAAAACAAACATGGTTCAATTTCATTAGTGAAATTTGAATTGCCCCGGATATTTTTTTCGAAATGCTCAAGTTCAGATTAGAATCTCGGTGTCTATTGGAATAATGTCAATTTCCTTAACAAAGAACTGTTGTTTTGTTAGCTTAcaattcaaataataaatatctCAATATATATTCAAATTAAATGTAGCGACTTGGTTGCGATATGCCTCAGAAGATAGAAAAGTTATGAGCATGAACAGATTCAAAATTAAATAGCAAATTGCCTATGCAATTTGGATCGCTTGAGAgatgtctttgatttcgtttttagcttcaagaattttaaaattccatgtgttaaacgatcatgaaacaaatcatctaattgtttttaatatgttatttgttttaccaTCTGGTTGTATCAACAGTTGATGGTTTGTCTCGGCCGTACTATATTCAATTTAATGAAAACTTTCTACATTTGTCAAAACAGAACTACTACATTATTATTCGCTACACAAAGGGAGGAAAAAAGAAGCCATACAGAGTCAAAATACGCAAAAAGAAATCTAATGGCCCTTTCAAATTCACCTATAACTTAATGTATGACAAacgtttttgataaaaaaaataatagCTGAATCCAATTATATAGAATGTATACAATAGATCAAGCAGTAGTACAGCTGATTCCACAAGCTCTAAGAATCTGTTGCTTGGCGATGACCTTACAAACCCGCGAAGACTGCAAGAATGCCACTTCGGAGTTCTGATACATAAGATTTGAAATTTTAACGAAAACTTGACCACTGATTGACATCGAATAATACACTAAGGTTGCTCCTATCCAACCCTAACCTTTAATATCACATCTTAACGCTCTCTTTTTCATCAGAACAATTGGTACCTGATGCTAAATAATGGTAATTCCAACTATTGCTCTGGTTGCTCCGGTTAATCAGGAGGGCAGAGATGTCAAATACCCATTACATATAAGAATTGGAGAGTTCAGGACACTGACTTAAAAAAGCACTCTTATGGCCTCTCTCAGCAAGGCGCGAGGTACATAAAAACATGACTGTCCTCgaaaaataattttacaaatcACAAAGGATGACCGTTTTTTTGTCCAGATACCAAAATTCTACGTGAGGGGCGTGATTGCTTCTTGGAGTAAGAAGAATTCCACTCCCCTCCATCTTGGGCATAGTAATCCATTGGATAATCAGCAACAGTCTTGGCTTCCTCTTTTTTGCCAATACAATTACTTCCGCAACATGATTCATTCTTTTGGCAACCCACACCCTCGTTACAAATTGAGTTCACCCCACTCCTTTCCCACCACCCAGGTAAATCTCCAAGCGCAATTTCAGCCTCAAACGGATTCAAAAGTGGCTTCACAAATGCATCACCCCAATCTATCGACAACCTTGGACAGGCAATCTGTATCCAGGCATCAACAGAATCCCCAAACAACTCAATCCTAGCAGGAGACAACTCCGACATCAACACCACAGTCCAATCCAAACCCTTCTCCGTCATCTTCTTCACCAACCGGTCCAAAATCCTCGGATTCCCCTGTCTCCCCAAAGTCCCTAACACAATCCCCCAATTCTTTGCGTCCCTAGCCTTCAAAATCGCATTCTTCCTACACTCCTTCATTCCCTTATGATCATACTCCTCCAAAAACAATTTCCCCATATAGGGATCATACCTAAACGCCTTAACCCCCGGATTCGCAATCATAAACGCTTCCAAATGAAACCTCCCATCCGCAACAAAAACAAGCACATTTTCCCCAACTTCACCTACCTCCTTCCCCACAATCGTCGGAGCAGTACAACCTAAAACTTCCCCAGCCGATAACGGCTTCGACTGCGGAACCAAAACCCTAAACCCTAACTTCTCCAATTCAGGCTTCGCACCACGTATAGCACTACCAAACTGTATCGTACCAGCTAACACAATCTTATTAAGAGCAATATCACTTACTTGTTCACCCACATCAATATCACTTACTTGATCACGCAAATTCAGCACATCAATATCACTTACTTTATCACGCAAATTCAACTGTATCGTACTAACCAACTTACTAACATCAATTTTAATATCGACAAAAACATAGAGACAAGGAATTACCGTATTATCAACCGGAACCAAGCAACTATGCCCGTAATGAATCAACAAATCAGCACCTAACGCTTCCGCAGAGAGATCATCTACGCAACACGCTCCGTAAGTGACGTCACCGAGAATAAACACACGCTCGACGGCAGCAAAGGCGGTGAGAATATCGGAGATGATGAGAGAGTACATGAGAAGGCCTTCGGGGAACTGGAGAGCCACGCGCTTGGAGTTCGTGGAGGTGACGCGCCAGATTGATTTGTGGATTTCGAACGAGTAGTTTGAAGGGAGGAGAGAGATTGCGGCGTTGAGAGATGCGTTGTTGAGGATTGAGTCGGGGATTTGGTTTTTTATGAAGCGTTTTGGTGGTTGCCGGAGTCGTGGTGATTCTCCGGCGGCGGCGGCGGCGGAGTTAGGGTTT
This window contains:
- the LOC141671905 gene encoding uncharacterized protein LOC141671905; protein product: MSTSAPTILPLTNPNSAAAAAGESPRLRQPPKRFIKNQIPDSILNNASLNAAISLLPSNYSFEIHKSIWRVTSTNSKRVALQFPEGLLMYSLIISDILTAFAAVERVFILGDVTYGACCVDDLSAEALGADLLIHYGHSCLVPVDNTVIPCLYVFVDIKIDVSKLVSTIQLNLRDKVSDIDVLNLRDQVSDIDVGEQVSDIALNKIVLAGTIQFGSAIRGAKPELEKLGFRVLVPQSKPLSAGEVLGCTAPTIVGKEVGEVGENVLVFVADGRFHLEAFMIANPGVKAFRYDPYMGKLFLEEYDHKGMKECRKNAILKARDAKNWGIVLGTLGRQGNPRILDRLVKKMTEKGLDWTVVLMSELSPARIELFGDSVDAWIQIACPRLSIDWGDAFVKPLLNPFEAEIALGDLPGWWERSGVNSICNEGVGCQKNESCCGSNCIGKKEEAKTVADYPMDYYAQDGGEWNSSYSKKQSRPSRRILVSGQKNGHPL